In Mus pahari chromosome 23, PAHARI_EIJ_v1.1, whole genome shotgun sequence, the DNA window CCCTGCCCCCATCCTTGCAGGAAGAACAAGATGCTGTTCTCCCACCTTGAGGGTAAGTGACACCAGGCGGAATTAGCCTGAGTGGGGCTGGGACAGCAGGACAAGTACTGGCTCTCGGAGGCCTTCCAGGGGGAGCTGAGGCTGGGGGTTGATGGAATTGGCTTTAATAGATAAGGCAGAATGTGGACAAAGGTCTGGCCATTTGAAGCCCCTTGGCCCTTGCTTGAGCTGCAGAGTCTGGGTTGTGTTGGGGCAGGACCTGGAGGGAAGATGGTCTAGCCTAGCCTAGCAGCCTAGCCCATAGCCTAGCCTAGCCTTTCTTCCAGGTCCTGAGTCCCCTAGGTACCAGAACTTCTACAAAGGTGGGTAGCTCTGGAGTGGGGGGACGGGAGGAAATGGGCCACAGTTGGGAGCTTAGCTTGTCTTACGTCTTCTCCCGGGCCTCTTCCAGGAAGCAGCCAGGAGCCTGATGCTGCCTATGTGTGAGTGGCCTTTGACAGACCCTGCCCATCCCCCATCTCAGTTCCTGGGTCTCTTCCCCAACTCCTTTATGAGACATTCAGTGAAGACCACTTCTGGGTAGCCTTTCAATCTGGTGACCATGGCCTTGTGGGGCTTTGATGGAAAAACTGAGTATCTGGTAGGGGTGGCCACCTATCCTGGCCATCTGGAGAAGGGTAGGTCACCAAGCAGACATGAGGATGGCACTTAACTgtcatttcagcactcaggaggctgaggcagggggatcacaggCAGTGTGGACTACAGATCAAGATGTGGTTCCCTCCCTCCAGgaaagggctggggctggggtccagagtacttgcctagaatgcatgaagtcctggggtGCATTGCCAGCCCTGCATGAACCTGGTGTGCTGGCACATGccagtcatcccagcacttggggaggaggtcaggagttcaaggtcagcctgatctaaagagtgagtctgaggtcagccagagagatacagagatgcCGTTTCTATAAGGTACGGGGTGGTGGAGAGCTCATCCCATAAAGCCTGACATCTCTAGGGACCCCCATGGTTGATACAGAGCACTGACCCCCAAGAGTTGCCTTCTGACATCCACGTGTGCGGTGACGCCCTTGTGCACGTGTgaccatgcacatacatgcacatgatgtataagaaaatgtaaatttgggctggtgagatggctcagtgggtaagagcacccgactgctcttccaaaggtctggagttcaaatcccagcaaccacatggtggctcacaaccatccgtaacacgatctgacgccctcttctggagtgtctgaagacagctacagtgtacttacatataataaataaataaatcttaaaaaaaaaaaagaatagctactgggctatttaaaaaaaaaaagaaaatgtaaatttatagagaaaaggaaggagcgatatacatagatgatacatatgtacacacacacatatatacaaatattcatacagagagagagagagagagagagagagagagaggggtgaggtATGTAGTGGTGCAGGTCTGCCCTCCCAGccgtcccagcacttgggaggttgaggcagaaagatctggTTCTGGTTCaaaaccaccccctcccccaaaagaaatgACCGCTAACAGTGTCTCCTCGTGTCACAAATAGGGAAAACTGTGGCCCCGGTGGGGACTAGAAGGTGTCCCAGCCAAGCTGTCGGCCCTTTGGGATAGTCGGGGGGCTCTGAGAAGCACCTCTAGTGGGTTGGAGGAGACATTCCGTCATGGCTTCTCCTGACAGACCTGCTCAGCGACCTGCACTCTGTTCTGTTTTTGCCCAGAGACCCCATCCCCACAGACTACTACAACTGGGGGTGTTTCCAGAGGCCCTCAGAAGGTAAAGTGGaggtcaggggtggggaggatatggaagaggaggcagcccCCAGGTGGGTGGGCCGAGCTGCTCAGAGATGGAgtcgtgcgtgcgtgcgtgcgtgcgtgcgtgcgtgcgtgcgggCTCCAGGCATGGGTGGGGCGGAAGGAAGCTGGTCAGCAGCACGCACAGGGGATGGGGACAGAGTAGAGAgagacaggacaggaagcagaggcagagctgtGGGTGGGGGCACCTGATGACAGATAGGTCGGGTGCGCTGGAGGATGCTGGGGCTCACAGAGGcgagccctgtgtgtgtgtgtgtgtgtgtgtgtgtgtgtgtgtgtgtatggacagaGCCTGCCGAGAGCAGCAGGGCCTTCTGCCTGGGTCCTCAGCTGGCTCTGGAGTGGGCCGGGCTGAGGCTGcacactttctccttctctctcttttaagaacTCTTTACTTATTGTGTGGGTGTGGGAACACACGTGTGGCGGCCTCAGGACAGCCTGTGGGATGTCAGTGCTCCCCTTTAGCCCTGAGGGGCCCGGAGCACCTGacctttgttcttgttttgtaaGAACTGGTCtcctgctgggaggcagaggcaggcagatctctgtgagttcgaggccagcctggtctacaaagtgggtttcAGGACAGTTAGGGTTGTTACAcggaggaaccctgtcttgaaaaaacaaacagccgggcgtggtggcgcacacctttaatcccagcacccgggaggcagaaacaggcggatttctgagttcgaggccagcctggtctacaaagtgagtccaggaaagccagggctacacagagaaaccctgtctcgaaaaaccaaaaaaaaaaaaaaagaaaagaaaaaacaaacaaagtgacCCATCAACAAACAAGGAATTTAGCCCCTGAGGTAGGGTACCCAAAGTTGTCTCCTGGCCTCTATCTGTACTCCTTCACCTCAGtcagcatacacacaaacaacaaaaactggcctaaggggctcagcagttaaaagcacctaCTTATGacttcaagtcccagcaaccacatggcagctcacagctgtctataataGGATTCAGTACCATCTTTTTTGTGTGTAGTATGCAGatatacatgtagataaaacttacatacataaaatgcataaataaatgtggttttttttgtttttgttttttttggcttttttttttttttttaaagattgatttatttattaagtgtaagtacactgtagctgtcttcagatactccagaagagggcgtcagatcttgttaaggatggttgtgagccaccatgtggttgctgggatttgaactcaggacctttggaagagcagtcagtgctcttaaccactgagccatctctccagcccctttttttggcttttcaagacagggtttctctgtgtagccctggctgtcctggaactcactctgtagaccaggctggtcttgaactcagaaatccacctgcctccgcctcccgagtgccgggattaaaggcgtgtgccaccacgatcggccaatttttttttttttaaactgatctAAGAGAATTTTGAAGCCCAGTGGGAGAGCCCTGCAGGGGAGGCAGCAGGGGGAAGGGACATCTGGGGCTTGCAGACAAGGTACCTGCAGGTCTCCTGCCAGCTCCCTTCTCTTGACAGACGATGATTCCAACTCCTATGAGAATGTGCTCGTCTGCAAGCCCAGCACCCCTGAGTCAGGTAAAGCTGTCCCTCCAAAGAAAGGTGGGGCAGGGGCCGGCACCCTGAGCTAGACCCACCTAATGAGTAAGAAGGGAGGTCCCCAAGATTGTAAGTCTCTGGTGCCTTTGGGTCAAGTTCACCTCACGGGGGAAGGAGCTATTCAGGGCGTTATCCTCCTTGAGTGGGGTCGTCCTCAGGGAAGAGCGCTGGCCCCTCACTCAGAATGTGCCTGTAACCTCCCTCAGGTGTCGAGGAGTTTGAGGATTACCAGAACTCAGTATCCATCCATCAGTGGCGAGAGTCCAAGAGGACTATGGGTATGTATGTCTTCCTTGGGCAGAGGCCACTAGGAGTGCTGGGGACAACGAGTGGGAGCTGTCAACTGAAGCAGGCAACTGGCTGATCTGGGAGGGTTGCTTGGCCTGAGTGGGTTCCCTCCATCTGGTCTGGCTCACTTCACAGTGGAGCCTTCCTTGTGCCCAAGGCTGTGGAAGCCTTGCTCTCTGCCAGAATGCCCCTTGCCAGCAGCTTGATCTCGAGAGCTTGGTCACCCAGTGTTGGAGCAGGAGGATTTCAGGAGGTGGCAAGGGGAGGGGGACGACAAACAGCGATGGGCAGACACCATGAGTCCTATACAGTATGACACTTGCCCTGTGTCCTTTGTGGGGTCTGGGTTCCTGAGCAACCCTGGCTGGGGAGCAACACTGATGTACACCTTTGAACGGTCCCAGCCACTACCTGTCCCGATCCGCAGGTGCGCAAATGTCCCTATCGGGAAGCCCAGATGAGGAACCAGACTACGTGAATGGAGATGTGGCCACAGCAGGGGAAACCTAGGAGAGGCTCAACCGGAAGGAAGGTACAGTACGCCCCTCCAGCTGCTCAGAGCGCGGGAGAGACCCAAGCCATGGAAGAGCCCCGTGCTCAAGGGAGGAGCTGCAGTGGAGAGACGGACGGAGTGAGGGCTGGCCCCATGGGGCTCATCAACCTACTAGGACCAGAAAGGAGATGCTGACTGAAGTCTCCCAGGTCCACTTTCTGTGAGACTAGGGGACTCGGAAGAGGTAGGCTCTCCCCAGTCTGTAGAAGCATACACATGACCCAGGATGCTGGAGGCGCCTGGGGGGGAGATGGAGATGTCTCAGAAGTAGAGCACTTGTCCTGCAGTCCACCAATAGGGGATGGAGGCATGGTTCAACAGCAGTGATGATGGCATTCCATCTTCAGCactgaaaacacaacacaaaatgtaaaatgtaaaatgatggagccaggcgtggtgacacatgaatctctgcctcctaagtgcctgGAAGCAGCTCAGCTctgagatggaagcaggaggatcaggagttcagaaacagcctgggctacataatgagtt includes these proteins:
- the Lat2 gene encoding linker for activation of T-cells family member 2, which translates into the protein MSAELELLWPVSGLLLLLLGATAWLCVHCSRPGVKRNEKIYEQRNRQENAQSSAVAQTYSLARQVWPGPQMDTASDKSFERKNKMLFSHLEGPESPRYQNFYKGSSQEPDAAYVDPIPTDYYNWGCFQRPSEDDDSNSYENVLVCKPSTPESGVEEFEDYQNSVSIHQWRESKRTMGAQMSLSGSPDEEPDYVNGDVATAGET